The Flavobacterium jumunjinense genome includes a region encoding these proteins:
- the aceB gene encoding malate synthase A produces the protein MENQIETIFELTKKGISKYPDILTNTAVDYLCHLHTNFNAKRLNLLEERKKQQQKFDDGELPCFPKETKKIRESEWITASTPPDLQDRRVEITGPVDRKMVINALNSGAKTFMADFEDSTSPTWDNLMQGQQNLKDANTRTIHLFDEKKNKEYKLNDKTAVLIIRPRGLHLNEKHIAINNQEVSGSLIDFGLYVFHNYKTLKENKTAPYFYLPKLEHYLEARWWNEVFEFTEDYLGIEKGTIKTTVLIETITASFQLDEIIYELKDYIVGLNCGRWDYIFSYIKKLRNNEKFIVPNRDQVTMTSPFMNSYSQLVIQRCHKRNIHAIGGMAAQIPIKNDEAANEIAFKKVKTDKEREVKNGHDGTWVAHPDLVEVAMTVFDENMPTKNQIHLKRNELNITEENLLEVPKGTITEEGVRKNIRISVLYITSWLNGQGAAALNHLMEDAATAEISRSQLWQWLRNTVVLDNGKPLTEKYYDKIAMQEYEKIKHEVGDEIHEKQRYKLAEQLLDILVVNYNFIDFLTLIAYKHI, from the coding sequence ATGGAAAATCAAATCGAAACAATTTTTGAATTAACTAAAAAGGGAATTTCAAAATATCCAGACATTCTGACTAATACAGCAGTAGACTATTTATGTCATTTACACACAAATTTTAATGCAAAACGATTAAACTTATTAGAAGAAAGAAAAAAGCAACAACAAAAATTTGATGACGGTGAACTTCCTTGCTTTCCAAAAGAAACTAAAAAAATAAGAGAATCAGAATGGATTACTGCATCAACCCCACCAGATCTTCAAGACAGGAGAGTAGAAATTACAGGACCAGTAGATAGAAAAATGGTCATCAACGCTTTAAATTCTGGAGCGAAAACTTTTATGGCTGATTTTGAAGACAGCACTTCTCCTACTTGGGACAATCTAATGCAAGGGCAACAAAACCTAAAAGATGCCAATACCAGAACCATACATTTATTCGATGAAAAGAAAAATAAAGAGTACAAACTAAATGACAAAACAGCTGTTTTAATAATAAGACCAAGAGGTTTACATTTAAATGAAAAACATATTGCAATAAACAACCAAGAAGTTTCTGGCTCTTTAATAGATTTTGGTTTATACGTATTTCATAATTACAAAACACTAAAAGAAAACAAAACTGCTCCCTATTTCTATCTACCAAAACTCGAACACTATTTAGAAGCAAGATGGTGGAATGAAGTTTTTGAATTCACAGAAGATTACTTAGGCATAGAAAAAGGTACAATAAAAACAACTGTACTTATTGAAACCATTACTGCAAGCTTTCAACTTGATGAAATAATTTATGAATTAAAAGACTATATCGTTGGACTAAACTGTGGACGTTGGGATTATATTTTTTCATACATCAAGAAACTAAGAAATAACGAAAAATTTATAGTTCCAAATAGAGACCAAGTGACAATGACAAGTCCATTCATGAATTCCTACTCTCAATTAGTTATTCAAAGATGCCACAAAAGAAACATTCATGCAATAGGCGGAATGGCAGCACAAATACCCATTAAAAATGATGAAGCAGCAAATGAAATTGCATTTAAAAAAGTAAAAACAGACAAAGAACGTGAAGTCAAAAATGGACATGACGGCACATGGGTAGCCCATCCTGATTTGGTTGAAGTTGCAATGACTGTATTTGATGAAAATATGCCAACAAAAAATCAAATCCATTTAAAAAGAAACGAATTAAATATTACAGAAGAAAACCTACTTGAAGTACCGAAAGGCACAATTACAGAAGAAGGAGTACGGAAGAACATTCGAATTTCTGTGCTATATATTACCTCTTGGCTAAATGGTCAGGGAGCAGCAGCTTTAAACCACCTAATGGAAGATGCAGCTACAGCAGAAATTTCTCGATCGCAATTATGGCAATGGCTTCGCAATACAGTTGTATTAGACAATGGAAAACCATTAACTGAGAAATATTATGATAAGATTGCCATGCAAGAATATGAAAAAATAAAACATGAAGTAGGTGATGAAATTCATGAAAAACAGCGCTATAAATTAGCAGAACAACTACTAGACATATTAGTAGTCAACTATAATTTTATCGACTTTTTAACTCTAATTGCATATAAACACATATAA
- the aceA gene encoding isocitrate lyase — protein sequence MKTAETRIQELVTEWLTNERWKNIERPYSAEEVIKLQGSYKIEHSIAKIGAEKLWKKLNAQEFVAGLGALTGNQAIQEVDAGLEAIYLSGWQVAADANLAGEMYPDQSLYPVNSVPMVIKRINKALLRADQIQVVNQTPVEDRKDYLVPIVADAEAGFGGNLNAFELMKAMIEAGASGVHFEDQLSSAKKCGHLGGKVLVPTQEAINKLVAARLATDVMNVPTLIVARTDADAANLLTSDIDPRDAKFLTGEKTSEGFFHVKSGIEQGIDRGLSYAPYADLIWMETSNPDLKYAKQFADAIHAKYPEKMLAYNCSPSFNWAAKLSVTEMETFREDLAAMGYKFQFITLAGFHALNTSMFELSKAYRERGMAGYSELQEREFALQKEGFKAVKHQGFVGTTYFDAVQNTVTNNRSSTTAMKDSTEVAQF from the coding sequence ATGAAAACAGCAGAAACAAGAATTCAAGAATTGGTAACAGAATGGTTAACTAACGAAAGATGGAAAAACATTGAACGTCCATATTCCGCAGAAGAAGTTATAAAACTACAAGGTTCTTACAAAATTGAACATAGCATTGCGAAAATTGGTGCAGAAAAACTTTGGAAAAAACTAAATGCACAAGAGTTTGTTGCAGGACTAGGCGCTTTAACTGGAAATCAAGCAATTCAAGAAGTAGACGCAGGCTTGGAAGCCATTTATCTGAGTGGTTGGCAAGTTGCTGCTGATGCTAATTTAGCAGGAGAAATGTATCCCGACCAATCATTATATCCAGTAAACAGTGTGCCAATGGTAATTAAGCGTATAAACAAAGCATTACTTAGAGCCGACCAAATACAGGTGGTGAATCAAACTCCTGTAGAAGACAGAAAAGATTACTTAGTACCTATTGTAGCAGATGCGGAAGCAGGATTTGGAGGTAATTTGAATGCCTTCGAATTAATGAAAGCTATGATTGAAGCAGGAGCTTCTGGAGTACATTTTGAAGATCAATTAAGTTCTGCCAAAAAATGCGGACATTTAGGAGGAAAAGTATTAGTCCCAACACAAGAAGCAATCAATAAATTAGTTGCCGCACGTTTAGCTACAGATGTAATGAATGTACCAACACTAATTGTAGCTCGCACTGATGCTGATGCAGCAAATCTATTAACAAGTGATATTGACCCTAGAGATGCTAAATTCTTGACTGGTGAAAAGACAAGCGAAGGTTTCTTTCATGTAAAATCAGGAATTGAACAAGGAATTGATAGAGGATTAAGCTATGCACCTTATGCTGATTTAATTTGGATGGAAACAAGTAATCCAGACTTAAAATACGCGAAACAGTTTGCAGATGCCATACATGCGAAATATCCAGAAAAAATGTTAGCGTATAACTGTTCTCCATCTTTCAATTGGGCTGCTAAATTGAGTGTAACAGAAATGGAAACCTTTAGAGAAGATTTAGCAGCAATGGGATATAAATTTCAATTCATCACTTTAGCTGGTTTTCATGCTCTAAACACAAGTATGTTTGAACTATCAAAAGCCTATAGAGAAAGAGGAATGGCAGGTTATTCAGAATTACAAGAAAGAGAATTTGCATTACAAAAAGAAGGATTCAAAGCAGTAAAACATCAAGGGTTCGTGGGAACAACTTATTTTGATGCTGTTCAAAATACCGTTACTAACAATAGATCTTCCACTACAGCAATGAAAGACTCTACTGAAGTAGCGCAATTTTAA
- a CDS encoding helix-turn-helix transcriptional regulator, translating into MLDESPKRFDRIISILIQLQSKRIVKAQELADRFEVSLRTIYRDIRSLETSGVPIYSEPGVGYSLVDGYRLPPVMFTREEATSFIASEKLMETFIDKELGKHYASAMFKIKSVLKNTDKDWLSSIESKVIIQQPSVHLFNEKVPDAMSILFKSIANKTQVKLLYQAFDSDSFERIIEPVGVFHDNNNWYIFGFCHLRKDYRQFRADRIQGIEQTNILFVREHNTLETYLNKEKECPTTQVILLVDKKIVKYLDYEKKYHGFVSQKKIDDKIEMIFLSRDIENGFSRWLLMFADYATIIEPQRLKERMLEMLESYKINLLK; encoded by the coding sequence ATGTTAGATGAATCTCCAAAACGATTTGACCGAATAATATCCATTCTAATTCAATTACAATCTAAACGAATTGTAAAAGCTCAAGAATTAGCAGATCGGTTTGAGGTAAGTTTGCGCACCATTTATAGAGATATTCGTTCTTTGGAAACTTCTGGTGTTCCTATTTATAGCGAACCAGGTGTTGGTTATTCACTAGTAGATGGTTATCGATTACCACCTGTAATGTTTACTCGTGAAGAGGCAACAAGTTTTATCGCTTCTGAAAAATTAATGGAAACTTTTATCGATAAAGAATTGGGCAAACACTATGCTTCTGCAATGTTTAAAATAAAATCTGTTTTAAAAAACACAGATAAAGATTGGCTTTCGTCTATAGAATCAAAAGTTATTATTCAACAACCCTCTGTACATTTATTCAACGAAAAAGTTCCTGATGCCATGAGTATCTTGTTTAAAAGTATAGCCAATAAAACACAAGTAAAATTGCTATACCAAGCTTTTGATTCAGATAGTTTTGAAAGAATTATTGAGCCTGTTGGAGTTTTTCATGATAATAACAATTGGTATATTTTTGGTTTTTGTCATTTACGAAAAGATTACAGACAATTTAGAGCCGATAGAATTCAAGGCATTGAACAAACCAATATCCTTTTTGTAAGAGAACACAATACCTTAGAGACCTATCTGAATAAAGAAAAAGAGTGTCCTACAACCCAAGTGATTCTTTTAGTAGATAAAAAAATTGTAAAATATCTTGATTATGAGAAAAAATACCACGGTTTTGTGTCACAAAAAAAAATAGATGATAAAATTGAAATGATTTTCTTAAGTAGAGATATAGAAAATGGCTTTTCAAGATGGCTATTAATGTTTGCCGATTATGCTACAATCATAGAGCCTCAGCGATTAAAAGAAAGAATGCTTGAAATGTTAGAATCCTATAAGATTAATCTTTTGAAATGA
- a CDS encoding aminopeptidase P family protein, producing MKYHQIESDLFVKNRKKFVSQMKPNSVAIFNSNDIYPVSADSTMPFAQHRDIFYLSGADQEESILLLFPDAPHDNLKEILFLKETNEHIAVWEGEKLTKERAFEVSGIKTVIWLQDFHKTLKEVMAYAETMYINTNEHYRATIETETREARFVKWWKENYPAHKVEKSNPILQRIRSVKESEELDLMQKACDITEKGFRRILNFVKPNVMEYEIEAEFAHEFLRNRSKGFAYTPIIASGNSANVLHYIENNQQCNPGDLLLLDVGAEYANYSSDMTRTIPVSGKYNDRQKAVYNAVLNVKNEATKMLVPGTIWKQYHVEVGKLMTSELLGLGLLDKADVQNENPDWPAYKKYFMHGTSHHMGLDTHDYGLLHEPMQANMVFTVEPGIYIPKEGFGIRLEDDVVIQSKGEPFNLMRNIPIEVDEIESIMNS from the coding sequence ATGAAATACCATCAAATTGAGAGCGATCTGTTTGTGAAAAATCGCAAGAAATTTGTTTCACAGATGAAACCTAATAGCGTTGCTATTTTTAATTCTAACGATATTTATCCAGTTAGTGCAGATAGTACTATGCCTTTTGCACAACATAGAGACATTTTTTATCTTAGTGGTGCCGACCAAGAAGAAAGTATCTTATTACTTTTTCCAGATGCTCCTCATGATAATTTAAAAGAAATTTTATTCTTAAAAGAAACAAACGAACATATTGCAGTTTGGGAAGGTGAAAAATTAACCAAAGAAAGAGCCTTTGAAGTTTCTGGAATTAAAACTGTAATTTGGTTACAAGATTTCCATAAGACATTAAAAGAAGTAATGGCTTATGCAGAAACAATGTACATTAACACAAACGAACATTATCGTGCGACTATTGAAACCGAAACTCGTGAAGCACGTTTTGTAAAATGGTGGAAAGAGAATTATCCAGCACATAAAGTAGAAAAATCGAATCCAATTCTTCAACGTATTCGTTCTGTAAAAGAAAGTGAAGAATTAGATTTAATGCAAAAAGCGTGTGACATTACTGAAAAAGGTTTCCGAAGAATATTAAACTTCGTAAAACCTAACGTAATGGAATATGAAATTGAAGCAGAATTTGCACATGAGTTTTTAAGAAATCGTTCTAAAGGTTTTGCTTACACACCTATTATCGCTTCTGGGAATAGTGCAAACGTGTTGCACTACATTGAAAACAATCAACAATGTAATCCTGGTGATTTATTATTATTAGATGTTGGTGCAGAATATGCTAATTATTCTAGTGATATGACTAGAACGATTCCTGTTTCAGGAAAATACAATGACCGTCAGAAAGCTGTTTATAATGCTGTTTTAAATGTAAAGAACGAAGCAACAAAAATGTTAGTTCCTGGAACTATCTGGAAACAATATCATGTTGAAGTTGGCAAATTAATGACTTCTGAATTATTAGGCTTAGGATTATTAGACAAAGCTGATGTTCAAAATGAAAATCCAGATTGGCCTGCTTATAAAAAATATTTCATGCATGGAACGTCTCACCATATGGGATTAGATACACATGATTATGGTTTACTTCATGAACCTATGCAAGCAAACATGGTTTTTACCGTAGAGCCAGGTATTTATATTCCAAAAGAAGGTTTTGGAATTCGTTTAGAAGATGATGTTGTAATCCAATCAAAAGGAGAACCATTTAATTTAATGCGCAATATTCCTATTGAAGTTGATGAGATTGAATCTATTATGAACAGTTAG
- a CDS encoding VPS10 domain-containing protein, translating to MKSKFLLLVLFFQSLIWAQNNMFSDVKLQNIGPTIMSGRIVDVAVNPENPTEFYAAYASGGLWYTNNNGTSFEPVMDSAPTLNCGSVTVDWKTETIWVGTGEVNSSRSSYAGIGVLKSADKGKTWENIGLKDSHHISRIWVNPKNNNEIVVAALGHLYSPNEERGVFKTLDGGKTWQKTLFINQDTGIVDLSVASENSNIMFAAAWERERKAWNFKGNGKGSGIYKSDDAGTTWKLISTDGSGFPNNEGVGRIGIAVFNQNVLYAIVDNQNNRPESKTKTDDKLPMPEMFSAPGEVFLQKTNKEINAYLKKHNLREKYRAQTLKNWIEKGDLKPIEVKAILKDANKALFETEVIGCEIYKSLDGGKTWNLTHEGFIDDLYYSYGYYFGTISVDPNNENRIYFGGVPLLFSGDGGKTIEIISKENVHADHHVTWINPKNPNHIINGNDGGINISYDNGAHWIKCNNQAVGQFYAVNVDNKESYNVYGGLQDNGVWVANNNYYPSVSWQQEGKYPYESLMGGDGMQIQIDNRNSDVVFTGFQFGNYYRIDRANHKMDFISPQAKKEEEPLRFNWQTPILLSSHNQDILYMGSNFLHRSMNQGESWEKISPDLTKGTVEGNVAFGTITSFSESKFQFGLFYVGSDDGLVHVSKDGGTTWQKISDNLPQDLWVSRVIASSHEKGRVYIALNGYRNDDFKTYVYVSEDFGTTWKSIKANLPESSVNVILEDTENENLLFVGTDNGLFVSLDKGKTWEEFSSEMPNVAVHDVVIQPKAKELIVGTHGRSLYKVGIDKLQKLTSDITSKSLYVFEVPSIKKSERWGNSWSAWGEPYEPKAAIWFYSNANEEVEVIIENEKGIVVFTKKVMSNKGLNVVEYDYILSEEVVAKLKKKDKKAVFEKASNGKQYVLPAKYSVNIRKGVEAVYTNLEVTDSKKA from the coding sequence ATGAAAAGTAAATTTCTTCTTTTAGTTTTGTTTTTTCAAAGTTTAATTTGGGCACAAAACAATATGTTTTCAGATGTGAAACTTCAAAATATTGGACCAACAATTATGAGTGGTCGAATTGTTGATGTAGCTGTGAATCCTGAAAACCCAACGGAATTTTATGCAGCTTATGCTTCTGGTGGACTTTGGTACACAAATAATAATGGAACAAGTTTTGAACCTGTTATGGATAGCGCCCCAACATTAAATTGTGGTTCTGTTACTGTTGATTGGAAAACTGAAACGATTTGGGTTGGAACAGGTGAGGTAAATTCCTCACGATCTTCTTATGCTGGAATTGGAGTTTTAAAATCGGCTGATAAAGGAAAAACGTGGGAAAATATTGGTTTAAAAGATAGTCATCATATTAGTCGCATTTGGGTAAACCCGAAAAATAATAATGAAATTGTAGTAGCTGCTTTAGGTCATTTGTATTCTCCAAATGAGGAGAGAGGTGTTTTTAAAACGCTAGATGGTGGAAAAACATGGCAAAAAACTTTGTTTATTAATCAAGACACAGGAATTGTAGATTTATCGGTAGCATCGGAAAATTCAAATATAATGTTTGCAGCTGCTTGGGAAAGAGAGCGTAAAGCTTGGAACTTTAAAGGAAATGGGAAAGGTTCTGGAATTTATAAAAGTGATGATGCTGGAACTACTTGGAAGTTAATTTCCACCGACGGAAGTGGTTTTCCAAATAATGAAGGGGTTGGGAGAATTGGAATTGCTGTATTTAATCAGAATGTTTTATACGCAATTGTAGATAATCAAAACAATAGACCTGAGTCAAAAACGAAAACAGATGATAAATTGCCTATGCCAGAAATGTTTAGTGCTCCTGGTGAGGTTTTTCTTCAAAAAACGAATAAAGAGATAAACGCATATTTAAAGAAACACAATCTAAGAGAAAAATATAGAGCGCAAACTTTAAAAAATTGGATAGAAAAAGGCGATTTAAAACCTATTGAAGTGAAAGCTATTCTTAAAGACGCAAATAAAGCACTTTTTGAAACAGAAGTTATTGGGTGTGAAATTTATAAATCGTTAGATGGAGGAAAAACATGGAATCTTACGCATGAAGGTTTTATTGACGATTTGTATTATAGTTACGGTTATTATTTCGGAACTATTTCTGTCGATCCGAATAATGAAAATAGAATCTATTTTGGTGGTGTTCCTCTTTTGTTTTCAGGAGATGGCGGAAAAACTATAGAGATTATTAGTAAAGAAAATGTTCATGCAGATCATCATGTAACTTGGATAAACCCTAAGAATCCAAATCATATTATTAATGGTAATGACGGTGGAATTAATATTAGTTATGATAATGGTGCGCATTGGATAAAATGTAACAATCAAGCAGTTGGGCAGTTTTATGCTGTGAATGTTGATAATAAAGAATCGTATAATGTCTATGGAGGTTTGCAAGATAATGGAGTTTGGGTTGCAAATAATAACTATTACCCATCTGTTTCTTGGCAACAAGAAGGAAAATATCCTTATGAAAGCTTAATGGGTGGAGATGGAATGCAAATTCAAATAGATAATAGGAATTCTGATGTTGTTTTTACAGGGTTTCAATTTGGTAATTATTATAGAATTGATCGTGCGAATCATAAAATGGACTTTATTTCTCCACAAGCTAAAAAAGAAGAAGAACCATTGCGTTTCAATTGGCAAACACCAATTCTGTTGTCTTCTCATAATCAAGATATTTTGTATATGGGCTCTAACTTTTTACACCGGTCAATGAATCAAGGAGAAAGTTGGGAAAAAATATCACCAGATTTAACGAAAGGTACTGTTGAAGGAAATGTGGCTTTTGGAACGATTACTTCTTTTTCTGAAAGTAAATTTCAATTTGGGTTGTTCTATGTTGGTTCAGATGATGGTTTGGTTCATGTTTCTAAAGATGGCGGTACAACATGGCAGAAAATATCGGATAACTTACCTCAAGATTTATGGGTGTCAAGAGTAATTGCTTCAAGTCATGAAAAAGGACGTGTTTATATTGCTTTGAATGGGTATCGAAATGATGACTTTAAAACCTATGTTTATGTTTCGGAAGATTTTGGAACAACTTGGAAAAGCATAAAAGCTAATTTACCAGAAAGCTCAGTGAATGTTATTCTTGAAGATACAGAAAATGAAAACTTATTATTTGTAGGTACTGATAACGGTTTGTTTGTTTCCTTAGATAAAGGGAAAACATGGGAAGAATTTTCATCTGAAATGCCAAATGTAGCAGTGCATGATGTTGTTATTCAGCCAAAAGCAAAAGAGCTAATTGTGGGAACGCATGGTCGTTCGTTGTATAAAGTTGGGATAGATAAATTACAAAAATTAACTTCAGACATTACAAGTAAGTCTTTGTATGTTTTTGAAGTGCCTTCAATTAAAAAATCAGAACGTTGGGGTAATAGTTGGAGTGCTTGGGGGGAACCATATGAGCCTAAAGCAGCAATTTGGTTTTATTCTAATGCTAACGAAGAAGTAGAAGTGATTATAGAGAATGAAAAAGGAATTGTTGTTTTTACTAAAAAAGTGATGTCAAATAAAGGATTAAATGTTGTTGAATATGATTATATTTTATCGGAAGAAGTGGTTGCTAAGTTGAAGAAAAAAGATAAAAAAGCAGTGTTTGAAAAAGCTAGTAATGGAAAACAATACGTGCTTCCTGCTAAATACAGCGTCAATATTAGAAAAGGTGTTGAAGCTGTTTATACTAACTTAGAAGTAACGGATAGTAAGAAAGCTTAA
- a CDS encoding DinB family protein, whose amino-acid sequence MNTTTAPQVINSEQLLKHWQGHRALTRHVIEAFPEKDFFEFSIGGMRSFSKLTSELLSIAVPGLKGIVNRTEEPYSEEKTETLTTKVQYLQKWDEATEEINQYFKQIAIEDFEISFNLFGQYEAPIIQNILYFIDNEIHHRGQGYVYLRALGIEPPFFWTRE is encoded by the coding sequence ATGAACACTACAACAGCACCTCAAGTGATTAATTCTGAGCAATTATTAAAACATTGGCAAGGGCATCGTGCCTTAACTAGACATGTAATTGAAGCTTTTCCTGAAAAAGATTTTTTTGAGTTTTCAATTGGTGGCATGCGATCTTTTTCTAAACTAACTTCAGAATTATTATCTATTGCAGTACCGGGCTTAAAAGGAATTGTAAATCGTACAGAAGAACCGTATTCAGAAGAGAAAACAGAAACACTTACTACAAAAGTACAGTATTTACAAAAATGGGATGAAGCAACAGAAGAAATTAATCAGTATTTTAAACAAATTGCTATTGAAGATTTTGAAATAAGTTTTAACCTTTTTGGTCAATATGAAGCTCCAATTATTCAAAATATTCTCTATTTTATTGATAACGAAATTCATCATCGTGGACAAGGTTATGTATATTTACGTGCACTAGGAATTGAACCTCCTTTCTTTTGGACAAGAGAATAA
- a CDS encoding helix-turn-helix domain-containing protein: MNLEREYIKLIFGLKLKQARTNKDLSLFGLAKITGLSKSYLNEIEKGKKYPKTDKIILLSEKLEVSYDNMVSLKLDNNLAPIGEILKSGILKEIPLDLFGIQENDLIDIIANAPAKVNAFISTIIEIAQHYNLSRESFFLASLRSYQEAQNNYFEDLEQKVLDFAKAFHIDLDVEISLNELKAILIEEYNYKIEELVFNEQKELGDLRSIFVAKSKTLLISNDVDASQRAFIFAKEIAYNYLQIEERLYTFSWIKFENFDQVLNNFYASYFAGALLLPRKKMIEKLNVFVAKENPKPQEFVQLINDFKVSPESFYQRLTNLLPKDFQLKNLFFLRMSHEVGGDNYKIKKELHITNQQEPHANEMNEHYCRRWVSVRTMVESLKQKNEHFFDAQISSYENSKNEYLVFSSATPDPFKKDHVRSISVGILITATLKKKFKFIENESIIRQVVGVTCETCAVKDCLQRAAAPIQLEQKIRNENTSAIVNDYIEKYS, from the coding sequence ATGAATTTAGAAAGAGAGTATATAAAGTTGATTTTTGGGCTGAAGCTTAAGCAAGCACGTACAAATAAAGATTTATCATTATTTGGCTTGGCAAAAATTACAGGTTTGTCTAAATCTTATTTGAATGAAATAGAAAAAGGTAAAAAATACCCAAAAACAGATAAGATTATTCTTTTATCAGAAAAGCTAGAAGTGTCTTATGATAATATGGTTTCATTGAAATTAGATAATAATTTGGCGCCAATTGGTGAGATTTTAAAATCGGGGATATTAAAGGAAATTCCTCTTGATCTTTTTGGGATTCAAGAGAACGATTTAATTGATATTATTGCTAATGCACCAGCGAAAGTGAATGCGTTTATTAGTACAATTATTGAAATTGCACAACATTATAATTTAAGTAGAGAGAGTTTTTTTCTTGCTTCTTTGCGTTCCTACCAAGAAGCGCAAAATAATTATTTTGAGGATTTAGAACAAAAGGTGTTAGATTTTGCTAAAGCTTTTCATATTGATTTAGATGTTGAGATTTCTTTAAATGAATTGAAAGCTATTTTAATTGAAGAATATAATTATAAAATTGAAGAATTGGTTTTTAATGAGCAAAAGGAATTAGGTGATTTGCGTTCTATTTTTGTTGCAAAAAGTAAAACGCTATTAATTTCCAATGATGTTGATGCGTCGCAAAGAGCGTTTATTTTTGCTAAAGAGATTGCTTATAATTATTTGCAAATTGAAGAAAGATTATATACATTTAGTTGGATAAAATTTGAAAACTTCGACCAAGTCTTAAATAATTTCTACGCCTCTTATTTTGCGGGTGCATTATTGTTGCCTAGAAAAAAGATGATTGAGAAACTTAATGTCTTTGTTGCGAAAGAAAATCCAAAACCACAAGAATTTGTCCAATTAATAAATGATTTTAAGGTTTCTCCAGAGTCTTTTTATCAGAGATTAACGAATCTGTTACCTAAGGATTTTCAATTGAAGAATTTGTTTTTCTTGCGAATGTCACATGAAGTGGGTGGCGATAATTATAAGATTAAAAAAGAGTTACATATAACCAATCAGCAAGAGCCACATGCTAATGAGATGAATGAGCATTATTGTAGGAGATGGGTTTCTGTTCGTACAATGGTAGAGTCTTTGAAGCAGAAAAACGAACATTTTTTCGATGCTCAGATTTCTTCTTATGAAAATAGTAAAAATGAATATCTTGTTTTTTCTTCGGCTACACCAGATCCTTTTAAGAAAGATCATGTGAGGAGTATTTCTGTAGGTATTTTGATTACAGCTACGTTGAAAAAGAAATTCAAGTTTATTGAAAATGAATCTATTATTAGGCAAGTTGTGGGTGTTACTTGTGAGACTTGTGCAGTTAAAGATTGTTTGCAAAGAGCTGCGGCTCCAATACAATTAGAGCAAAAGATA
- a CDS encoding Crp/Fnr family transcriptional regulator produces MNLQIVFAVEIKDTSKHFATYIKSFIKDTISENEINLAVEQFSKIELNKNSYFIKEGEICSHFCYVESGILQHSIMVLGEEKTSYLALKNSVTSSLNSFINKVASRKNIKAISDCTLWIIDLDTFKNLINNNNAFHQFYFNLIERQLCLIDDYRVDLLTLTPEERYKKLLINEPKLLQEVPLHYLASFLGISTRHMSRIRKNIK; encoded by the coding sequence TTGAATTTACAAATAGTATTTGCAGTGGAAATTAAAGATACCTCGAAACATTTTGCGACCTATATTAAATCGTTTATTAAAGATACCATCTCTGAAAATGAAATTAATTTAGCCGTTGAACAATTTTCTAAAATTGAATTAAACAAAAACAGTTATTTCATAAAAGAAGGTGAAATTTGTTCCCATTTCTGTTATGTTGAAAGCGGAATACTTCAACACTCTATTATGGTTCTTGGAGAAGAAAAAACAAGCTATTTGGCTTTAAAAAATTCTGTCACAAGTTCACTAAACAGCTTCATTAACAAAGTTGCTTCTCGAAAAAACATCAAAGCAATTTCTGATTGTACTTTATGGATTATTGATTTAGATACCTTTAAAAATCTAATAAACAACAACAATGCATTTCATCAATTCTATTTTAATCTTATTGAACGTCAACTTTGTTTAATTGATGATTATAGAGTCGATTTACTAACACTAACTCCGGAAGAGCGCTATAAAAAACTATTAATCAACGAACCAAAACTACTTCAAGAAGTTCCGCTACATTACTTAGCTTCTTTTTTAGGCATTTCAACACGACATATGAGTAGGATTCGGAAAAACATAAAATAA